The following is a genomic window from Xiphophorus couchianus chromosome 5, X_couchianus-1.0, whole genome shotgun sequence.
ATTTTGTTCCAATAAACTTGGCATAGATCTCATAGCAGGGTGTTACCAGCTCTGTAGTTCCCTTCTGTTTGCGTTAGACTGCTGTACAGTGCTGTAGATGAACATGTTGTTACAACTTTGTGccctaaaaggaaaaaaagaaagaaaggaaagttcATGAGAGCGCTCAAATTCTTTCCTGAGAGTTGACCAATAACTACACAGAAGTTTTCCCCTTGGTAGTCGGGTTTCCTTGCACAGGAAAGAGTGGGGAGTTGCATCAGTAGATAAGTATTCTCACAGCTCTGCAGAAATCAATCCCTCCACTGCAGTGTAATGTTCATGGGCAGATCCTTATGAGATAGCCTTGAATTTTTCTTGTACTTTCTTCGGGTTTGTCTCTTTGTACAGTTATCTGCAGCCTGCAAGCCGAAGATCATATTAAGGAGGATTTGTAGCTCATCAGAATATAGTAGTTGAGCAATAATCCTGATCGTGCGTATAGTCTGGACTGAGTAAAGAGACTTTTCCTACTGTTACAGCAGTTTGAAGAATAGGACTCTAACATGTTTGGCAGGGGAAAATTGCTTTTGGACGCATTCATATTCTCATTTTTCTTCAGCCAAGtaagtatttttgtctctttcaggAAACATTAAAAGCAGTCATATCAGTAAAAGTCTTTCATCCTGTGATCATTGATTTGAAAGGTTTCCCTGAGTGATGTCAAACTGTTGGATCCTACCTCACCTGTTATTGACGACCAGTATGATGGATGTCGTAAAGAAGCCATGGAGAAGTTTACTCCTGATCTATTAAAAGAAGAGCTTGGCAAAAGTGAGAAACTGCAGAAAGCCTGGAAAAAATGGGAAGCTTGGAGAACAAGTAGTAACTGTACCTCACAGATTCCCGGTGGGACTGAAGACCACACTTCTGCCCTCTCCATCTATCACTATGGAGATACAGAGTTTTTAAATGAGTTGAACAATGCAGTGGAGACAATGATGGTGAATGTGACCACGTATGAAAAGGACTTCCATTTCAAGGCTCTTCATTTCCTGCTGATGGATTCCATGATGTTGCTGAAGCCAAAGGAGTGCAGGGAGGTATATTTCACCAAAGGATTTAAAGGAAAAGCACCAGAAATAAACTCCAAAGTGAGGTTAGCAAGTTTCACAGTTGTCGactcagatttagattttacagATTTGGACGACGTAAccattcttaaaataaaaacttgcttCTATGTCAACCTGGGGGACCAACTTTGTCTGAGAAAGCTTGGTGAAATACTCCTGTCTCCAGCTGAAGTCTTCACTGTGGAGAGAATAGACAAAAAGACTGCAAACGATGATGATTACACAGAAGTTGTTTTGAGCCATTCTGATCTGCAAAGCAACCACAACTGTGTCATGTTTTCAAGGTAAGACACATCGAGTTTTCATCAAAGTCCAACATTTAACTGAAGtccatttttcacaaatattcacATTAAAACTATAGGAAAACCTCTGATTCCTCGATGAACTTTTTTCATCAGAAAAGAgttgtaaatgtgttttatagaagaatatttatttcaggcacctgtgtttttcagtcatatgCATATAATGAATATTGAAagcaatatattattttaagtgCATTGGTCGACCAGTGCACTTGCGATCCAATCATGTCTAATGTAGCTTGTGGTATAGACTCAAATGTTGTTTATTCTTCAAAAATCTCTATTGCCCTGGCTACAAAACAAGCGAGACAACAGAAAGTGCTGCTATTGTAAAACCTAACTTCTTTAAGCTTAATAGAAAACAaggatttttgtaaatttaaaatgacttgtGACTTGTCTCTAACTCCAACTTTTTTTATCTCTACAGATCAGCAGCTGACATCTCCACCCATTTGTTCCTTCCTCTGCTTGTGGCATTTCCTTTATATTACACGTGTCTTTAAGAAAGCAACCCAGAAATCtctggaagagaaaaataaagttctgcTAATTAAAGAAGGTCTGTTTAGTAACCATAGTCGTTTAGTAGAAATTTGTCATCTAGCACAACAATCCTTCTCGGACATGATTATAATagtagacaaaaaaatgttcattacagaataaaaacatctgaagttgtgttttcatcatttgATAATGGATGGAGGAATGTCACTATCCCTCCCTTCTTGTGATCATAAATCAAAACCGTGTCGTAGCATGGTTCACATTTGATGACAGCTGAAAACATTGGAGAAAATAATTGATGCAAAATGGGAAATGTGATcacaatatatttcaaataatatggtgaaaaaaaaaaatccacatggGAAATGCCTGTAGGAAAATGTTGCATATGTGGAATGCTTCCCCACCTGTTTCACATATGAAAATGTTCCCATATGCGAATGTTGCACATATggctttattcatttttaacacatttttactgtcaCATGTGGAATTTTTGTCAACAAGCTTTGCATGTTTCTATGTAATATCAtttcaatatataaaatatctgCGAATGTTCCAACAAGTGAAACGCATGTTTTTCTAAGTTatacattttgatgaaaactATTTCgactgtgttttttgttgcacGTGAAATGTGTGCCAACATTTGCATGTTGATAGGTTGTGTGTTTGACTCCAGCTTTGCTCACAATTTGTTGAAGCATCTTTGAGCGAGACACATACCAATCTGCAGACTGTTGTTTGAATGTATAACTGTTGCGACTGTGTTCAGAttgcacattttacaaaaaaagctATAGATTTTAGATGCCATGTGCGATTACACATGAGCCTCACATGTAATTGCAGCGGTTTCACATGTGCTTCAGTTTCAGTATATGTTTCAGTATATGTTTTGCATATTATACCTTCAAAATTTACCGAAATTGCATTTGTCATGAGCATAACATGTAGTTTTACATGTATCACATAGGGTAGAGTGAGGCGAGTTTGTGCCAGTTTTTACTTGAAGCgactttaaagcaaaactgcaTCATCCAGCAGTTTTGAGCTAACATCATGCTAGCTACATAAACTCATAGTATACCCTACAAAAGCaagaaacatgtgaaaaatgttttcaaacttgtCCTCAACGGTTcacacacaaaatcaaaaaaccTTAATCCTAAcccataatatatatatatatatattttttttacttgaatgtGTCTTCATCATTTGAATGAAGGTTATCTTTTTTTAGAATGAATAAAACAGCTGAGTCTTCGAAAATGAGAGGTCAAATGACCAATTACTCCCATGGTTTCCTAGAAACAAGGGATGGCACAACTTCTCCGCTGTCGCAAATCATCCAACTCACCCCTATTTCTCATAGTTAAATTTAATGCCAAATCCCCATGAGTAATCACATTCACATggaaactttatgtttttctttagaaaagatatatacagtgtatattaCTCTGCCTTTTTTATGCTGTGTATGCCTTTAGTGGGAAATCaggaaatatttaacttcaCCAAGGCTTCctagatgaaaaataaagaaaaaaaggctgatGAATGACCTTTCTCATACAGCAGGGGGTTGTTcttctgacaaaacaaaatagttatttttagttGAGGTTACTACAAGCACACACTATGCTTATTCCAGCGGAAACTGACTGCAAATGGGATGTGGAAGTAAAAGAAGAAGCAACTTGTTACAGAAAAGAGGAATTTACCAGTCCAGGCATGAACTTAAGGTCACTGAATCTATTTTCTTGGGTTCACTGAAGGAAtgcattttttcctcttgtgtCAGCTTAAAATGAAGCTTTTCACATGGCTGTTATCTTGAGTTCTGAAGGAAAATTAAGCTGTAAACATCAGAACCAAGAGTATTTTTGGTCACTGTTTACAGAGGCTACTAACATGAAGCCTCTGATGTAATGGAAATCTTCTTCTATTCTTGTTCTGTTTCCTCCTCTGTCAAGTAAACCATGTTGACTGTGTGAAATCGctcaaaaatgaataaaagatttACTGAGACAAATAAAAGATTTACTGAGACAAAACTGCTTTAATTATTGCTTCAGACTGATATAAATGTCACATAATCTAATATGAATTGTGAAGGCGTGTTGAATGTTCACTGAATATCAACCCATTTACCTGAATGCTCTTGTTTTTGCTCATGAAGTTGCTGCTAGTCGTAGAGAGGATAATCATGGTGCTTTTTcatctttatgttttgattGCAGCAATTTCTACAAGTTTAATCACTCCAAAGTGAGAGAACAACATGCATTTTTGACAGTGCATACTTCCTTAGTGAGATAAATAGTTTCACTTCCTTAAGTAATGGCCtgcagttcattaaaaaaaaaaagctttgagaGTAAAAGCCACACCCTGGCAGCTTCCAATCCTTTGGTTTACCATTGCAGTGCTGTTTCTTTTTGATTAAAGAGAAAAGGGAGCTCTGCATTCTAAGAAAATTAGCTCAGATGTGCTacaaactgatttgttttagaaaatctgaACCTGCTCGTGTACTGTCTGGACTGAGTAAAGAGACTTTTCCTACTGTTACAGCAGTTTGAAGAATAGGACTCTAACATGTTTGGCAGGGGAAAATTGCTTTTGGACGCATTCATATTCTCATTTTTCTTCAGCCAAGtaagtatttttgtctctttcaggAAACATTAAAAGCAGTCATATCAGTAAAAGTCTTTCATCCTGTGATCATTGATTTGAAAGGTTTCCCTGAGTGATGTCAAACTGTTGGATCCTACCTCACCTGTTATTGACGACCAGTATGATGGATGTCGTAAAGAAGCCATGGAGAAGTTTACTCCTGATCTATTAAAAGAAGAGCTTGGCAAAAGTGAGAAACTGCAGAAAGCCTGGAAAAAATGGGATGCTTGGAGAACAAGTAGTAACTGTACCTCACAGATTCCCGGTGGGACTGAAGACCACACTTCTGCCCTCTCCATCTATCACTATGGAGATACAGAGTTTTTAAATGAGCTGAACAATGCAGTGGAGACAATGATGGTGAATGTGACCACGTATGAAAAGGACTTCCATTTCAAGGCTCTTCATTTCCTGCTGATGGATTCCATGATGTTGCTGAAGCCAAAGGAGTGCAGGGAGGTATATTTCACCAAAGGATTTAAAGGAAAAGCACCAGAAATAAACTCCAAAGTGAGGTTAGCAAGTTTCACAGTTGTCGACTCAGATTTAAGTTTAGTAGATCTGTACGACATAAccattcttaaaataaaaacttgcttCTATGTCAACCTGGGGGACCAACTTTGTCTGAGAAAGCTTGGTGAAATACTCCTGTCTCCAGCTGAAGTCTTCACTGTGGAGAGAATAGACAAAAAGACTGCAAACGATGATGATTACACAGAAGTTGTTTTGAGCCATTCTGATCTGCAAAGCAACCACAACTGTGTCATGTTTTCAAGGTAAGACACATCGAGTTTTCATCAAAGTCCAACATTTAACTGAAGtccatttttcacaaatattcacATTAAAACGATAGAAAAACCTCTGATTCCTCGATGAACTCTTTCCATCAGAAAACATTTGGTATGACGAAAACAGGTATAgattcctttatttaaaaaaatacaagctcTCATCTATACTTAAGTTACAAGAAATCATAATTATcccaaatgaaagaaattttaaatcttgcaatcagttatttgttttgtattttaaaaaatcacaataaactgcatttactttttcatgaactttgttttgttttgggattGCTCTATTTATTAATCTGTTCTCAACTTCTTTCAGAATCAATTCACTATTTACATGCAATAATCATGTTAGTACCTATTATAGTGTGGTTGGTCAATGTATAATGTAAGCGTAGCTAGACTCCTGCTTAGTAAACAGtaccttaaaatgtttttccttttcatatttttgaaatttcagACACCagcttcagtgtgttttactAGGATTTAATGTGATAGAGCCACACAAGGTATCCCATAGTTGTGGAGTTAACGGagaattaaagtttaaaaatgataatCTGAGAAGTCTGACGAGCATTTGTGATCAGCCCCTGTTATTCTGGCATAACTGAATAAAAGACACTGCAACCCAtgattttcaaaagtcaaaaacttaATGTGTCTTTTTAATCTTAGTAAAAAATCCAGTGTTGAGTGTAGATGCAAATCTATCTCAAATCCctcaaaaagtaagaaaacagtTGAATCTGTCAACCCATGAGAACATGTCACTATGAAAACAttgcaaaagaacaaaaaggtaaaataataaatctttcAACTCACTCTTTGCTGTTCTCCACAGGTCTGCAGCTGAGATCTCCactctgtcatttttttctgtgcttctGTTTGTAACTTTGTTTTTGATGTAACTTTAGAAGAAATAATCGCTCAGCCAGAAATATGCTGGCTGAGTGAAATATGCTCTACTGCAATGTAATGAAGAGACTGTTGTGGGACTTCAGTCTGTCAAGTTATCATAAATCTGTAAACATCCCCAACATGAATGTTTTACTACAATGATCACAATCTAATGACCTGATCCTTCCTATGTTGTAAAATGTCACATCTTGTATGATTTTAATATGTCTTGATCTATCTTTCTGTTTGCGTCTCTGCCAAGTAAAGTGTATGATGTGTAAAATTGTTCACATGTAATAAAATACTCAGTGAGCTAAAACTGTTCTCATTTGGTTGGAAACTAAAATAAGTATTCCACAGACTAAAGTGTTccttcttttgtttcattttccaaagAACAGTCATTCTGAAACGTTTTCACCTCATATAATAGTTTTCTGGCTCACAGAATTACAGAGTAATGGTTGAGGTAAGATGGCATCAATAATAGATGGATGCACAGTTAAGGTCTCATTCAACACAAGTGAAAAATTAATCCATCAGAACCGCTTTAACTTTGTGCCATAAATTcaacatgacatgacatgacatgacatgacatgacatgacatgcatgttgtttatgttttcatgagGTAAAGCCCTTGTTTCTGACATGTACTATACAAATACACTTCATTGATTGATAATAGCTACTTCACCATGCTGGCTGCACATTCACGATGCTCAGCTGCATCCACCACATACCAAAGTTCCTCTAATGGtttgagatctggtgactgtggagacTATTGGAGAACAGTGAACTCAGAGTCATCTCTATGAAACCACCTCAAGAATATTTCAGCTGTGTGATATGGTGCAAAGAAACAGATCTAACAGACTACTGGAAcagtttaaattgtattaacaAAACTCTTTCTTAGGGATTAACAACCACTGATGTTTAACACATAAAGAAATATAcctcaaacagaaataaaatcattctaCAAATCATTAACAGGCTTTACTCGACATGTAGCAACTCTTCTCTTTAAATGCATCACGGAAAAGCACGTATATACAAAATATTATACATCTTAATGAAACACCAGTGCACTAACATTTCCCTTTCACTGACATGGAAATAGGATTTTTGAAGTGTTTTgcagcaaataattttttttttccacaacacatttcactgagaagaataaaaactaTTAGACGGGACATCAAGCAACAAATAATGGACCGCaggtagaaaaatatatatatttatctgaaaataaatgaaaatcgGTGAAAATATGCTGCGTATCATTCAAAGATGTTCGTTAATTTATGTAACGGTAACTCCTGGTATGTTGTCGCAGGTGAAAAATGCACTCCTGCATGTTACGACATGATACAGTTAAgcctaaaattattcatactcctggtagatttcaaaataattctCATTAAGCCAATGAGTTTTTTCTCGGGGGA
Proteins encoded in this region:
- the LOC114144465 gene encoding T-cell ecto-ADP-ribosyltransferase 1-like → MFGRGKLLLDAFIFSFFFSQVSLSDVKLLDPTSPVIDDQYDGCRKEAMEKFTPDLLKEELGKSEKLQKAWKKWEAWRTSSNCTSQIPGGTEDHTSALSIYHYGDTEFLNELNNAVETMMVNVTTYEKDFHFKALHFLLMDSMMLLKPKECREVYFTKGFKGKAPEINSKVRLASFTVVDSDLDFTDLDDVTILKIKTCFYVNLGDQLCLRKLGEILLSPAEVFTVERIDKKTANDDDYTEVVLSHSDLQSNHNCVMFSRSAADISTHLFLPLLVAFPLYYTCL
- the LOC114144466 gene encoding T-cell ecto-ADP-ribosyltransferase 1-like, giving the protein MFGRGKLLLDAFIFSFFFSQVSLSDVKLLDPTSPVIDDQYDGCRKEAMEKFTPDLLKEELGKSEKLQKAWKKWDAWRTSSNCTSQIPGGTEDHTSALSIYHYGDTEFLNELNNAVETMMVNVTTYEKDFHFKALHFLLMDSMMLLKPKECREVYFTKGFKGKAPEINSKVRLASFTVVDSDLSLVDLYDITILKIKTCFYVNLGDQLCLRKLGEILLSPAEVFTVERIDKKTANDDDYTEVVLSHSDLQSNHNCVMFSRSAAEISTLSFFSVLLFVTLFLM